In a single window of the uncultured Pseudodesulfovibrio sp. genome:
- a CDS encoding secondary thiamine-phosphate synthase enzyme YjbQ: MIQLQVPTHDHEEMLDITPAVRQTVQENGWSDGILLLYCPHTTGAVTINEGADPDVVRDIVVNLRKLVPRQGDYRHAEGNSDAHIKSSMFGCEQMVIVEDGSIQLGTWQKIYFCEFDGPRTRKLWLKWLGC, translated from the coding sequence ATGATTCAATTGCAGGTTCCCACGCATGACCATGAGGAGATGCTCGACATAACTCCGGCGGTACGCCAGACCGTGCAGGAAAACGGCTGGTCCGACGGCATACTGCTTCTCTATTGCCCCCACACAACCGGGGCCGTCACCATCAACGAGGGCGCGGACCCGGATGTGGTCCGTGACATCGTCGTAAACCTGCGCAAGCTGGTTCCGCGTCAGGGTGACTACCGCCACGCCGAGGGCAACTCCGACGCCCACATCAAGTCCAGCATGTTCGGCTGTGAGCAGATGGTCATCGTCGAGGATGGCAGCATCCAGCTCGGCACCTGGCAGAAGATCTACTTCTGTGAATTCGATGGTCCAAGGACGCGCAAGCTCTGGCTGAAATGGTTGGGATGCTGA
- a CDS encoding acyltransferase codes for MSTETKKRGFLVDMHYFRAFAILNVMLVHILQPPHAFHIQADSSGLLTVKGILFHNSTIYFIFISGFLFQYLSYKFNIRNYYKAKVINVITPYVINSLFIMCVMSYAWGYYQLNYYTVIRNLLLGETQTQYWYIPFVSIIFLISPFLLKIKINTFTASTLLLLLSPLLGTRTGVTISPGMYIYFFPIYCFGMICAIHYEKLLRFCKKYNKMMALIAILSTAILYEMTCTHTEHFMLLNQEGIYYIQKMSILFLAIHLLQALKGRNIRVLHLLANYSFSAYFLHIFVGKLFTKSLLAIYPGLTALDWSLLAIPSALVTIALTLGLAVLIKKLAGPYSRMLIGA; via the coding sequence ATGAGCACAGAAACAAAAAAACGCGGCTTCCTAGTGGACATGCATTATTTCCGGGCTTTTGCCATTTTAAATGTCATGCTTGTCCATATTTTGCAGCCTCCCCATGCCTTTCACATACAGGCGGACTCATCCGGATTGCTGACAGTCAAAGGAATTTTATTTCACAACAGCACTATATACTTTATCTTCATATCAGGTTTTCTTTTTCAATACCTGTCCTACAAATTTAACATTCGAAATTATTACAAAGCAAAAGTTATCAACGTCATCACTCCCTATGTGATCAATTCTCTATTCATAATGTGCGTAATGTCTTACGCATGGGGTTACTATCAATTAAACTACTACACTGTTATCAGGAATCTTTTATTGGGTGAGACTCAAACACAATATTGGTATATTCCTTTCGTTTCCATAATTTTTCTCATAAGCCCATTTTTGCTCAAGATTAAGATCAACACCTTCACTGCATCAACATTACTGCTTCTTCTGTCCCCTCTCTTGGGAACACGAACCGGGGTGACCATATCGCCCGGCATGTATATTTATTTTTTCCCCATTTATTGTTTTGGGATGATATGCGCCATTCACTACGAAAAGCTTCTTAGATTTTGTAAAAAATATAACAAAATGATGGCGTTAATAGCCATTCTTTCGACAGCTATATTGTATGAAATGACCTGCACACACACCGAACATTTCATGCTGCTCAACCAGGAAGGCATCTACTACATACAAAAAATGTCCATACTCTTCCTGGCGATACATCTACTGCAAGCCCTGAAAGGTAGGAACATCAGGGTACTCCACCTACTCGCGAATTACAGCTTCTCAGCCTACTTTCTTCACATCTTCGTAGGTAAACTGTTCACCAAGTCCCTGCTGGCGATATACCCGGGATTAACGGCTTTAGACTGGTCTCTGCTTGCCATACCCTCGGCGCTGGTGACCATCGCCTTGACGCTGGGGCTCGCCGTCTTGATCAAGAAGCTTGCCGGTCCCTATTCAAGGATGCTCATCGGCGCCTGA
- a CDS encoding mechanosensitive ion channel domain-containing protein, whose product MIENVDLIAYIGGTSLLALAAYLWLHIRVTSYKESRVRRIKQLLKDPETSAAMPTDVLSDKEERKDRRDIIKGVQSRFTIIRRTLILCVFVAWAVALTFPFIGKLPSTMLSILIAVTTAVVGIAARPLVENMISGIVISFSKQLRVGDTLMMDSQYGTVEDISITHTKIKTWDWKRYVIPNSRMLNKEFVNLTLNDSLLWAYLEFSVSYDADLEEVSDIATRAASQSPHHNAQEPPQFWVMRMDQESVTCWVAAWADSPAEAWNLKSDIAVRLIREFRERNIPTHMNQVHLSKGPVTA is encoded by the coding sequence ATGATCGAGAATGTAGACTTGATCGCATACATTGGAGGCACATCCCTTCTCGCCCTGGCCGCATATCTCTGGCTGCATATCAGGGTGACCTCCTACAAGGAAAGCCGAGTCCGGCGCATCAAGCAACTTCTCAAGGATCCGGAGACGAGTGCGGCCATGCCCACCGACGTGCTCTCCGACAAGGAAGAGCGCAAGGACCGGCGCGACATCATCAAGGGCGTCCAGTCGCGGTTCACCATCATCCGCAGGACGCTCATCCTGTGCGTATTCGTGGCCTGGGCCGTGGCCCTGACCTTCCCGTTCATCGGCAAGCTGCCGAGCACCATGCTGTCCATCCTCATCGCCGTGACCACGGCCGTGGTCGGTATCGCGGCACGCCCGCTGGTGGAGAACATGATCTCCGGCATCGTCATCAGCTTTTCCAAGCAACTTCGCGTGGGCGACACCCTGATGATGGATTCCCAGTACGGCACTGTGGAGGACATTTCCATCACCCACACCAAGATCAAGACGTGGGACTGGAAGCGGTACGTCATCCCCAACAGCCGCATGCTCAACAAGGAGTTCGTCAACCTGACCCTGAACGACTCCCTGCTCTGGGCCTACCTGGAATTCTCTGTCTCCTACGACGCGGACCTGGAAGAGGTCAGTGACATCGCCACGCGCGCAGCCAGTCAGAGCCCGCATCACAACGCCCAGGAACCCCCGCAGTTCTGGGTCATGCGCATGGACCAGGAAAGCGTGACCTGTTGGGTGGCCGCCTGGGCCGACTCCCCGGCCGAGGCCTGGAACCTCAAGAGCGACATCGCCGTGCGCCTCATCCGCGAATTCCGCGAGCGCAACATCCCCACGCACATGAACCAGGTTCATTTGAGCAAGGGGCCAGTGACGGCCTGA
- a CDS encoding DUF4389 domain-containing protein, translating to MSTETRATTVNRSEILKRLIVTLVCLIFFEVLTLIIEVATLFQYCYLLLAKKRSEPLRRACNGLSQYGYRIMRYATLNDNQRPFPFAEFPGDEDCEPPAKQVQFR from the coding sequence ATGTCCACGGAAACCCGCGCGACCACGGTTAACCGCAGCGAAATCCTCAAGCGGCTCATCGTCACCCTGGTCTGCCTCATCTTCTTCGAGGTTTTGACCCTGATCATTGAGGTGGCCACCCTGTTTCAATACTGCTACCTGCTGCTGGCCAAGAAGCGCAGCGAGCCGCTTCGGCGGGCCTGCAACGGGCTGTCCCAATACGGATACCGGATCATGCGCTACGCCACGCTGAACGACAACCAGCGGCCCTTCCCCTTTGCCGAATTCCCGGGGGACGAGGATTGCGAGCCGCCCGCCAAGCAGGTACAGTTCCGCTGA
- a CDS encoding cysteine-rich small domain-containing protein, which produces MKNSHRFFSNTDCEYFPCHKTRRPERFNCLFCFCPLYFFEECGGNYVILESGVKDCTTCLIPHTPEGYDHILGRLKTRFAEIREAGTKGE; this is translated from the coding sequence ATGAAGAACAGCCATCGCTTTTTCAGCAACACGGACTGCGAATACTTTCCCTGCCACAAGACCCGGCGTCCGGAACGGTTCAACTGCCTGTTCTGTTTCTGCCCGCTCTATTTCTTCGAGGAATGCGGAGGGAACTACGTGATCCTCGAGTCAGGGGTAAAAGACTGCACAACCTGCCTGATCCCGCACACGCCCGAAGGATACGACCATATCCTGGGCCGTCTGAAGACCCGTTTCGCAGAGATCCGCGAAGCGGGAACCAAAGGGGAGTGA